In Maridesulfovibrio sp., the genomic stretch TACCCTGCAGCTCCCGTGTATAGTCTAAGAGCTGGTCAATGGGCTTGCCCAGCCCCCCGGTTGTATCTTTCATGAATCTGGAAAACGCTTCAAACTCCCACATTTTACCGTCTGAAACCTTCTTGAGTTCATAGACACCGTCACTGTATAAAAAGAAACGCGCTCCCGGTTCAACAGTCACACTTTTGCTGCTGTAAACCATATCCGGCATGCCGCCGACGATCATCCCCGGTGTGCGCAGCTGCTGCGCTACACCACCGGAAATCAGCAGGGCCGGGGGATGCCCGCCGCTGGAATAGGTAAGAGTACGGTCTGATTTACGGTAAATCCCGTACCAGATAGTAAAATACAGATTATTCTGCTGATCCATCTGAAAAGAATTATTCAGGGCTTCAAGGACCATATCCGGCTTAAGGAAATCCGTATCCGGCAGAGTCTGAGACCGGAGCACATTCATGGCCGATACGGAAAGCAGGGCCGAGCCGACACCGTGATCACATACATCGAGAAGGTACATGGCGAAATGATCATCATCAAGCCAATGATACCCGAAGGAATCTCCGCCCAGTGAAGCTGAAGGGATGAACCGCCAATCGGCCTGAATCTCCCCTTCTTTAAGCGGCTCCGGCAGCAGGGAAGTGACGTAGTCTGCCGCAACAGCCAGCTCCTTACGCAGCTCGTCCCTGCTTTTACGCAACTGCTCATAAGCCTCATTCCTTTGCAGCAGGTTTATGTAACCTTTGGAGTGATAGCGGATGCGGGCCAACAGCTCGATACGGTCCGGCAATTTGACAAGATAATCGTTGGCACCGTTGGCAAAGGCTTCCGCTTTGGTCGTAGCCTCTTCCTTGGTGGAAAGCACGATCAGCGGAATATCCTTAAGTTTGGAGTTAACGCGCATAAATTTAACCATAGTCATGCCGTCAATATCAGGCATTACAAGGTCCTGAAGAATAACTGTCGGCATCAACTCCTCAGCAGTGGGGATGGCCTTGGTAGGGTCGCTCACAAAATGGAAATCAATGTCATTTTCTCCCTCCAGCATACGCCGCACGGCTTCCCCAACCATGGGTTGATCATCTATCAGCAGAACATTGATTTTGTGCTCAGTAAGCAGCTGCTCTTTAACTCCGGTCATTTTCTCAACTCCTGAAACTATTTTTAAAATGCCTTACCAATAAACCGGCCATGTCTTTAATGGCACAGACCTCACGCGCAGCGCCTATTTTCACCGCTGCACCGGGCATTCCCCATACCACGCTGGACTCTTTATCCTGCGCCATAGTCATCCAACCGGAATTTCGGAGTTCAAGCATTCCCCTTGCTCCATCCGCCCCCATTCCTGTCAGGAGAACTGCCACAGAGTTGGTTGGAAACCCTGCGCAACAAAGACTGTCGAAAAGAACATCGACTGAGGGAACATAAAGATTCTCTCCAGGACCGTTCGTCAGCTCCACCACTCCTCCGAAAGTCATGCGCATGTGCCGGTCACCCGGAGCAATAACAGCAACACCCGGCGTCATGACATCCCCGTTACGGGCCAGTTTAACTTTAATCTCAGCCTGACTGTCCAGCCACTGAGCCAGATTTTCCGAGAAATGGCCGTCAACATGCTGGGCAATGGCAATGGCTGCGGGGAAAGAAGCCGGCAAAGCACCTAAAAGCATTGCCAATGCCGAAGGCCCACCCGTCGAGCTGCCGATAGCCAGCAGCGGCGGAATCCCCCGGGAGATAGGCACAGGCTTCTCGACTTCTCGCACCCTGCATCTGCCCTGCAACTTACCTATCACGGATATCTTTGAAAGAAGGGCTTCGCCGCCTTCAATTTCCCCAGAGGCATTGAGAGTCGGAGTTGTGGCCACATCCAATGCCCCGGCTCCCATTGCTTCAAAAACCTTGGTGGAATTATTCTCAATGCTTGCAGTTACAATCAGGACCGGACAGGGGCTCTTCTGCATTATCGCTTTCGTGGCTTCAGACCCGTCCAACACTGGCATTACCAGATCCATGAGCACTATGTCCGGAACATTGGCAGAACATTTTGCGATGCTCTTGGCCCCGTTATGGGCTATCCAGATGACTTCGTGCCCGGCGGAAGTTACCACCTTTTTAAGCACGTCCACAGCCGAAGCCTGATCATTTACAATTCCTATTTTCATTTCCCAGCCCTGCCTATAAGATCTTCAACTGCTGAAAGCAGGGTTTCATCATGAAAGCTGCTCTTGGTAAGATAATAATCCGCACCCGCTTCAAGTCCCCGGAGCTTATCCTCCTTGCGGTCCTTGTAAGAGACCATCATCACCGGAATAGACATCAAATCCGGGTCTTCCTTAATCCTGCGTGTCAACTCAAGCCCATTCATACGCGGCATATCAACATCCGTAACCACGAGATCATATTTCCCTGAAACAACCGCGTTAAGGCCATCCTGCCCGTCAACAGCCGTATCAACATTATAGCCATGGTTGGCCAGAAGCTTGCGTTCCACCTC encodes the following:
- a CDS encoding chemotaxis response regulator protein-glutamate methylesterase: MKIGIVNDQASAVDVLKKVVTSAGHEVIWIAHNGAKSIAKCSANVPDIVLMDLVMPVLDGSEATKAIMQKSPCPVLIVTASIENNSTKVFEAMGAGALDVATTPTLNASGEIEGGEALLSKISVIGKLQGRCRVREVEKPVPISRGIPPLLAIGSSTGGPSALAMLLGALPASFPAAIAIAQHVDGHFSENLAQWLDSQAEIKVKLARNGDVMTPGVAVIAPGDRHMRMTFGGVVELTNGPGENLYVPSVDVLFDSLCCAGFPTNSVAVLLTGMGADGARGMLELRNSGWMTMAQDKESSVVWGMPGAAVKIGAAREVCAIKDMAGLLVRHFKNSFRS
- a CDS encoding SpoIIE family protein phosphatase, whose amino-acid sequence is MTGVKEQLLTEHKINVLLIDDQPMVGEAVRRMLEGENDIDFHFVSDPTKAIPTAEELMPTVILQDLVMPDIDGMTMVKFMRVNSKLKDIPLIVLSTKEEATTKAEAFANGANDYLVKLPDRIELLARIRYHSKGYINLLQRNEAYEQLRKSRDELRKELAVAADYVTSLLPEPLKEGEIQADWRFIPSASLGGDSFGYHWLDDDHFAMYLLDVCDHGVGSALLSVSAMNVLRSQTLPDTDFLKPDMVLEALNNSFQMDQQNNLYFTIWYGIYRKSDRTLTYSSGGHPPALLISGGVAQQLRTPGMIVGGMPDMVYSSKSVTVEPGARFFLYSDGVYELKKVSDGKMWEFEAFSRFMKDTTGGLGKPIDQLLDYTRELQGREFYEDDFSMVEFVFA